A portion of the Candidatus Obscuribacterales bacterium genome contains these proteins:
- a CDS encoding M48 family metalloprotease, whose amino-acid sequence MTHSPDASDRLPVNQFFQSADDDLVPPPTASLPTGLAALKQGHYKKAIAHLEAVCQSALDEATHLKAQMGLIKAYEKTGDLKLAIALCKPLCHHSSERIKQWSQQALTQLELRAAQPTPPAEAAPVPDPPAPPATTPQVPDQTGFVPLATPSSATQRQRVEWPAGGSTQIQPPSTQIQSSQTNEAESAPSNSPDTLTPPVSPEDGPPDEIAAHPPVVIEQPPESDRPLKEHGFTWRNGGRAQKWNALLPDKGQLVETWMIQGLTAIALVLVLRGLLQGIVIIAHSLRNLVTTLLYQQRYGFPSTGFLWWVVPIVLLLWAIAPWVMTGILRWNYGARSLSDEQLEQSSPESLRLVKRLCNRERCPRPRLLWLPATAPITLAYGHLPYTHHVVISQGALEQFQEEELASLIASNMAHILQHTNPLMTLLAIIIQLPYLLYWKCAVWSDRLAIPVVNLPLVLLSVIGYGLYRLLRYPALWLSRYRIQLSDRVAANETGNPNALSRALLKMSLGVAQDIQRQSHTPYGLESMDLLMPISHRSALSLSGASDLSTLEAILTWEVQNPHRRWLSINNTHPPLSDRLLFLSRCAQRWQLSPECILSSPVAPTLRLPALLRQAAPFVGLPIGIMLALALWGLGLVADWMRWDPLIWLWGDRPLLYGLGCIGCAIGLILRVNPMFPDITRQNSAINPPLPDLLTTAPPLPLTGHPVQLYGKLLGRPGWSNACEQDLLLQTESGLIKLHYLSPLGATGSPHRAIQNIVTITGWFRRGATPWIDVDRLQIQGRSSIKSGHPIWSTLTAFAIAFLGIWIIVRGIG is encoded by the coding sequence ATGACTCATTCTCCTGATGCCTCCGACCGATTGCCGGTCAATCAATTTTTTCAGTCTGCTGATGATGACCTAGTCCCACCGCCCACAGCATCCCTTCCAACAGGATTAGCAGCCCTCAAGCAAGGTCACTACAAGAAGGCGATCGCCCACCTAGAGGCGGTATGTCAGAGTGCTCTGGATGAGGCTACCCATCTTAAGGCGCAGATGGGCTTGATTAAGGCCTATGAAAAAACCGGTGATCTAAAACTAGCGATCGCCCTCTGTAAGCCACTCTGTCATCATTCCAGCGAACGAATTAAGCAGTGGAGCCAGCAGGCACTCACCCAGCTCGAACTCCGTGCTGCCCAGCCGACACCGCCAGCCGAGGCCGCTCCGGTTCCCGATCCCCCAGCACCACCAGCAACCACACCTCAGGTACCAGATCAAACCGGATTTGTGCCCCTTGCAACGCCATCGAGCGCCACTCAACGCCAGCGTGTCGAATGGCCCGCTGGTGGATCCACTCAGATTCAACCTCCCTCCACCCAAATTCAATCCAGCCAGACCAACGAGGCAGAGTCTGCACCGTCCAATTCTCCTGATACCCTGACGCCTCCAGTTTCTCCCGAAGATGGGCCGCCTGATGAGATCGCGGCCCATCCTCCCGTGGTGATTGAACAACCGCCGGAGAGCGATCGCCCCCTAAAAGAGCATGGCTTCACCTGGCGCAACGGCGGTCGAGCCCAAAAATGGAATGCTCTCTTGCCCGATAAAGGACAATTGGTTGAAACCTGGATGATCCAAGGGCTAACAGCGATCGCCCTCGTCTTAGTTCTGCGGGGACTGCTGCAAGGGATCGTCATCATCGCCCATTCCCTACGTAATCTAGTCACAACCCTCCTTTATCAACAGCGCTATGGATTTCCCTCAACAGGTTTTCTTTGGTGGGTCGTGCCCATTGTGCTGCTGTTGTGGGCGATCGCTCCTTGGGTGATGACCGGCATCCTGCGTTGGAACTATGGAGCGCGATCGCTCTCTGATGAGCAACTCGAACAATCCAGTCCCGAATCCCTACGTTTGGTCAAACGATTGTGCAACCGAGAGCGGTGTCCTCGCCCCCGCCTACTGTGGCTGCCAGCCACAGCGCCCATCACCTTGGCCTATGGACATCTGCCCTACACCCACCATGTGGTGATTAGCCAAGGAGCCCTAGAACAGTTTCAAGAAGAAGAACTCGCTAGTCTTATCGCTAGCAACATGGCTCATATCCTGCAGCACACCAACCCCTTGATGACGCTGCTGGCCATCATCATCCAACTACCCTACCTGCTCTATTGGAAATGCGCCGTCTGGAGCGATCGCCTCGCAATTCCCGTAGTGAACCTACCCCTAGTCTTGCTGTCCGTCATCGGCTACGGGTTGTATAGACTGTTGCGCTACCCAGCCCTATGGCTCTCGCGCTATCGCATCCAGCTCAGCGATCGCGTGGCCGCCAACGAAACGGGGAATCCCAACGCCCTGAGCCGAGCGTTGTTGAAAATGAGCCTAGGCGTCGCCCAGGATATCCAGCGCCAGTCCCATACGCCCTATGGGCTAGAAAGCATGGATCTGCTCATGCCCATCAGCCACCGCAGCGCCCTCAGCCTCAGTGGAGCCTCAGATCTCAGCACCCTTGAAGCGATCCTCACCTGGGAGGTGCAAAATCCCCACCGCCGCTGGCTGTCGATTAACAATACTCATCCACCCTTGAGCGATCGCCTCCTCTTCCTCAGCCGCTGCGCCCAGCGCTGGCAGCTCAGTCCAGAATGTATCCTGTCCTCCCCCGTTGCGCCCACGCTCAGACTCCCTGCCCTGCTTCGGCAGGCTGCTCCCTTTGTGGGTCTACCTATCGGCATCATGCTAGCGTTGGCTCTCTGGGGGCTGGGCTTAGTGGCGGATTGGATGCGCTGGGATCCTCTCATCTGGCTGTGGGGCGATCGCCCCCTCCTGTATGGACTGGGATGCATAGGCTGCGCCATCGGTCTCATCCTGCGGGTGAATCCCATGTTTCCCGACATCACCCGCCAAAACTCCGCGATCAATCCGCCCTTGCCTGACCTGCTCACCACCGCTCCCCCGCTGCCATTAACCGGTCATCCCGTCCAGCTCTACGGTAAGTTGCTGGGACGACCAGGCTGGAGCAATGCCTGCGAGCAAGATTTGCTGCTACAAACCGAGAGTGGATTGATCAAACTGCATTACCTCTCCCCCCTAGGGGCCACAGGCTCCCCCCACCGCGCCATCCAAAACATTGTGACGATTACCGGATGGTTTCGACGGGGGGCAACCCCATGGATCGATGTCGATCGCCTGCAAATCCAGGGCCGTTCCAGCATTAAAAGCGGCCATCCTATTTGGTCTACTTTGACAGCCTTTGCCATTGCATTCCTGGGAATTTGGATCATTGTCCGGGGTATTGGCTAA
- a CDS encoding RNA-binding protein, which produces MSVRLYIGNLPKEVEKQEFEDVFAEYGEAASMKLITDRKTGKCRGFGFVTVKDDELADQIIEKFNGYEFKETTLKIEKALPRAKAKADEAEGSAPSRRAPKGAKPRRAGDTAETATTAAQPDPRWASELEKLKSLLAAQTANS; this is translated from the coding sequence ATGTCCGTTCGTTTATACATTGGTAATTTGCCCAAAGAAGTCGAAAAGCAAGAGTTTGAAGACGTCTTTGCAGAGTACGGGGAAGCCGCCTCAATGAAACTCATCACCGATCGTAAGACCGGGAAATGTCGTGGATTTGGGTTTGTGACCGTCAAAGATGACGAATTAGCCGACCAAATTATCGAAAAATTCAACGGCTACGAATTCAAAGAAACCACTCTCAAGATTGAGAAAGCACTGCCTCGGGCCAAAGCCAAGGCTGATGAAGCTGAAGGTTCAGCTCCTAGCCGCCGTGCTCCCAAAGGCGCTAAGCCCCGCCGTGCTGGTGACACCGCTGAGACAGCTACAACGGCCGCTCAGCCTGACCCACGCTGGGCCAGTGAACTAGAAAAGCTCAAGAGCCTGCTGGCAGCCCAAACAGCTAACTCCTAA